AGCCGCAGCTGTTGATGATGTGTTAGCGATGGCTAATATTCCATACGGCATGGTTAGCATTAACAGCGACAAATGCACCTTGTGTATGTCATGTGTAGCAACATGTCCTACCCAAGCATTGAAAGATGGTGGCAACGCTCCAGCCCTTAAGTTTGTTGAGCAAGATTGTGTCCAATGTGGGTTGTGTGAAGCCGCGTGTCCTGAAAACGTGATTAGCTTAATACCTCAAATCAACTTCAATCAGTCTGCAAGGCAACAAGTTCAAGTCTTAAAGCAAGAGCCTGCATTTGAGTGTATTCGATGTGGCAGTGAATTTGCTACCCAATCCATGGTACGCAAAATAATTGAGATGGTGGGTGAACATAGCGCGTTTAGTGGCAATATTGAGCGTTTGAAAATGTGTGGCGATTGCCGTGTAAAAGACATGTTTGAAGACATCCTTGACGATCCAGAAAAGCAATTGCAATAAGAGATCTCCTATGACCGAAACAGGAAGACAAGTAAGTGAGAATGATCAGTTAAGAGCCGATATATATCAGTTACTGGCTGCGTTATTACGCCGCCAACCAAGTGCTGAATTATTAACGTTCTTAGCAGGTTTAGAGGTAGAGGCCGAGGATGGTAATACCATGAGTCAAGCATGGAATGCGTTAAAACTCGCAGCACAAAACAGTGATACCAACATCCTGGAAGATGAATACTTTGCCATTTTCTTAGGCGTTGGCAGTGGCGAAATAATGCCTTATGGCAGTTGGTTTATGACCGGATCGTTAATGGATAAACCGTTAGCGGCATTACGCAGCGACCTGATGCAACTTGGTTTTGAACGTGAAGAGAACGTTAAAGAACCAGAAGATCATGTTGCCGCATTATGTGAAGTGATGGGCTGCTTAATTTTAGAAGCACCAGGTTACCGTCAGTTAGCGTTTTATCAACGTCATATAGGCAGCTGGATTTTGCGTTTTTGTGATAATTTAGCCAAAACGCCTAGTGCCATTTTCTACCAAAGTGTGGCGCAACTAGCTAAAGCGTTTTTTATCGCTGAAGCCAATGAATTTGAACAACTGAGTTTAGATATTCCGGTGAATTGTCCAGGTAGTGCTGACTTAGATCCGCTTGAACAAGACGCTGTACAAATTAACTAAACCGGGTGATGGCTTATTTAACCTCACCTTTTTATTAACAAGGAGACAATATGAACAAGCAAGCTTCCGACATGGGTCGCCGCCAAATGCTAAAAGCATTAGCGCTCGGCAGTGCGGTAGGTGCTGTGGCCAGTGTCAGTGCACCCGCACTTGCTCAAGTCACTAAACCGTCTACACAAGAGCCTTCGGGCAGTAACTATCGCGAAACTGAGCATATTCGTAATTACTATGCATCGTTAAGCAAATAACAAAGGAGAGTGTGTGATGCGATTAACCCGCAAAACAGACACGGCCACCAAAGCTGAAAAGTCAGGCCTAGGTCTTAACCGACGTCAATTCCTCAAGTCTGCCAGTTTGGCGACCGGTGGTATTGCAGCGGCTTCAATGCTTGGCGCAGGTATGATGCGTAAAGCAGAAGCTAAAGATGTTCCCCATGATGCACCAACCGAAATAAAACGGACGATTTGTTCACACTGTTCAGTAGGGTGTGGAGTGTATGCTGAAGTTCAAAATGGCGTATGGACAGGGCAAGAGCCTGCGTTCGATCATCCATTTAACCAAGGCGGCCATTGTGCTAAAGGCGCAGCACTGCGTGAACATGGTCATGGTGAAAAACGCTTAAAGTATCCAATGAAGTTAGAAGGCGGTAAGTGGAAACGTCTATCATGGGATCAAGCTATTAATGAAGTGGGCGACAAAATGGAGTCGATTCGTCAAGAGTCTGGTCCTGATTCTGTTTACTTTATGGGTAGCGCTAAGTTTTCCAACGAACAAGCTTATATGTATCGCAAATTAGCAGCAATGTGGGGCACTAACAACGTCGATCACTCTGCTCGTATTTGTCACTCTACCACGGTAGCCGGTGTTGCAAACACTTGGGGCTACGGTGCGCAAACTAACTCGTTTAACGACATCCGCAATTCAAAATGCATGATGTTTATTGGGTCTAACCCATGTGAAGCTCACCCAGTGGCGATGCAACACATTTTGATTGGTAAAGAACGCGGTGCCAAAATCATCGTAGTTGATCCACGTTTTACCCGTACAGCGGCTAAGTCTGATGAATATGTCCATATTCGTCCAGGTACTGACATTCCATTTATTTATGGTCTGTTATGGCACATTTTCGAAAACGGCTGGCAAGATGATTCATTCATTTCTCAACGTGTATACGGCATGGAACGTATCAAAGAAGAAGTGAAAAAATACACCCCTGAAGAAGTCGAACACATCGCTGGTGTGCCAAAAGCACAAATGTACCGTGTCGCTAAAATGATGGCAGAAACCAAGCCCGGCACTGTCGTATGGTGTATGGGGGGGACTCAGCATCACATTGGTAATGCTAACACTCGTGCTTACTGTATTTTACAGCTTGCCCTTGGCAACATGGGTATAGAAGGCGGCGGAACTAACATTTTCCGTGGTCACGATAACGTACAGGGTGCGACTGACTTTGGTTTGTTATTTGATAACTTACCAGGCTACTACGGCTTAACGTCTGGCGCATGGGACCATTGGGCTAATGTGTGGGACCTTGAACCAAAGTGGATCACCGAGCGTTTTGACCAAGGTGAATACTTAGGCCAATCTCCACAAACATCTGCGGGTATTCCTTGTTCTCGTTGGCATGATGGTGTGTTAGAAGACAAAACCAAGATTGCTCAACGAGACAATATTCGTCTGGGGTTCTTTTGGGGTCAGTCTGTTAACACCGAAACTCGTGGTCGTGAAATCCGTGAAGCACTGAATAAAATGGATACCATTGTGGTCGTTGATCCATTCCCAACCATGGCGGGTGTTATGCACGAACGCCAAGATGGAGTGTATTTATTACCTGCGGCAACTCAGTTTGAAACCTACGGTTCGGTTTCGGCCTCCAACCGTTCACTGCAGTGGCGTACGCAAGTTATCGAACCATTATTTGAGTCATTACCTGATCACACCATCATGTATAAACTGGCCAAAAAATGGGGCGTTGCGGACCAATTCTGTAAGCACATCAAGGTTAATGGCGATGAGCCATTAGTGGAAGACATTACCCGTGAATTTAACACTGGTATGTGGACTATTGGTTATACAGGGCAAAGCCCTGAGCGCTTGAAAATGCACCAAGAAAACTGGGGCACCTTCGACGTTAATTCACTTGAAGCACCTGGCGGCCCAGCTAAAGGCGAAACCTATGGTTTACCTTGGCCATGTTGGGGTACACCAGAAAACAAGCACCCAGGCACGCAAATCTTGTATCGCACTGGACGTGAAGTGAAAGACGGTGGTGGTAACTTCCGCGCGCGTTATGGTGTGGAGCACGAAGGCAATAACATTCTTGCTGAAGGCTCTTTCTCTAAAGGATCTGAAATTGAAGATGGTTACCCAGAGTTTACTGCCGACATGCTTAAGCAGCTTGGCTGGTGGGACGACCTAACAGCTGAAGAAAAAGTCAAAGCTGAAGGTAAAAACTGGAAAACTGATATCTCTGGCGGTATTCAACGTGTGGCAATTAAGCATGGTTGTATTCCTTACGGTAACGCTAAAGCGCGTTGTATTGTGTGGAACTTCCCTGACGACATTCCATTACATCGCGAACCGTTATACACCCCTCGTCGTGACTTAGTGGCTAAATACCCTACTTATGAAGACCGTATGGTGGCTCGTCTACCAACGCTTTATAAAACCATTCAAGACAAGGATTTTGCTACCGACTATCCACTAGCAGTAACAACCGGACGCTTGGTTGAATACGAAGGTGGTGGTGAAGAAACCCGTTGTAACCCATGGCTTGCAGAACTACAGCAAGAAATGTTTATCGAGATCAACCCAGCAGATGCTGCAGATCGCGGTTTACGTGATGGTGATGACGTATTTGTTCACAGTCCAGAAGGTGCCAAAATTACCGTTAAGGCAATGGTGACACCACGTGTTATTGCAGGTGAATGTTTTATGCCGTACCACTTTGCAGGCGTATTTGAAGGCAAGAGTTTAGCCAAAAACTACCCTGAAGGAACAGTGCCTTATGTGATTGGCGAATCTGCCAATACCGTAATGACCTATGGTTATGATGTCGTAACGCAAATGCAAGAGACCAAGTCTAGCTTGTGTCAAATAAGCAAAGCCTAAACACTTGATGAGGAGATAAGCCATTATGGCAGTCATGAAATTTCTGTGTGACACCAAACGCTGCATCGAGTGTAACGGTTGCGTCACAGCATGTAAAAACGAAAACGACTCTGCTTTAGAGTGGGGTATTCAGCGTCGCCGCGTGGTAACGCTTAATGATGGTGAACCAGGAGAAGCGTCAATCTCAGTAGCATGTATGCATTGTACCGATGCACCGTGTATGGCTGTATGTCCGGCCGACTGTTTCTACCGTACCGAAGACGGCATTGTGCTACATAACAAAGATACCTGTATCGGTTGTGGCTATTGCTTCTATGCTTGCCCATTTGGTGCACCGCAGTTCCCTAAAAAGACTGCATTTGGTAGCCGTGGCAAAATGGATAAGTGTACTTTCTGTGCTGGTGGCCCAGAAGAAGATCACTCAGAAGCTGAGCGTCTAAAATACGGTTCAAACCGTATTGCAGAAGGCAAATTACCAATGTGCGCTGAACTTTGTTCAACCAAAGCATTGTTGGCTGGTGATGCAGGCATAGTGTCTGACATTTACCGTCAACGTATGGCTGCACGCGGTAATCCAAATGTGATTTGGGGCTACAATCCTAAAACAGGCGAAATGATTTAACCCAGAGCAATGGCTGCGATAATTTTCGCAGTCATATAAGGAGTGACAATGTTAACTTTAACGTTAAACAAATCACTGCGCAGGATGTTTGCTCTGTTCGTTCTGTGTATGGGATTGGGGTTGGTTACATCACCGGTGTATGCCGCTGATGAACAATCAAGCCAACAACAAGCAAAGTCTAAAACCAGTGATGCAGATCTCTGGCGCGCAGTAAAAGCCGGCGAACCTGGATACAGTACAGACAAAGGCCTCGATGCTGATGTGCTGATAAATGTCGCTGGGAATGAAGGCAAGATATTGCGAAATACTTACCTGAAACCTGCACTCGGCTTAGCCGTTGTTGGGGTTTTTGCAGCCTTTTTAGTCTTTTACTTCGTTAATGGTCCATCAAAACTGAGTAAAGGCTTTTCGGGTAAAATGGTACTTCGCTGGAGCAAAAGCGATCTCTGGTTACATTGGGTTATGGCAATATCGTGCCTAATCATGATGCTAACTGGTTTGGTCATTATGCTGGGACGCCATGTCTTAGCCCCTTATGTCGGTGACGGTATTTGGGCTGGGATTATTGCCTTTAGTAAATTTGCCCATGACTGGTCTAGCCCCATTTTTATGGTGTCTTGGCTGTTGTGTATTATTAAGTGGATGCCACTACAAACCTTCAAAATGTATGACTTGAAATGGTTTTTAGTGGTTGGTGGCTACATTAATTTTGGCCCGTTTAAAGGCAAGCACCCAGACAGTGGTTTTGCCAACGCGGGTGAAAAAATGTGGTTCTGGACCTTAGCTCTTTTCGGTCTTAGCATCAGTATTACTGGCATCATGCTAGTGTTTCCTATGCTAGATTTACCGCGTGAACTATCAATGCTCGCCTTATTGATACATGGACTCAGTGCGACGATTTTAATCGCATTTACCATCGTACATATTTGGATGGCGACAGTGCTTAGTGAAGGCGGTATGGAGTGTATGGTTTCGGGCTATTGCGACGAAAACTGGGCTTCTCAGCACCACAATGTGTGGTACGACGAAATCAAAGCCGATGGTACTTTAAAGTACAAAGAGTAAATCTATCATTCGAGTGTTAATACACTCGTTGATGGCAGACATAAAACACCTTGTTAGGTAACTGACAAGGTGTTTTTTATTGATTTTGTGATAGGTTTTTCTATGGGTTTAGCCAATGACGAATCAAAATAGCGGTTTCATTTGAATCACTATTCAAAGTCGGTTAGTGTGCTTAACATTATTAAATTACAATAAAACGAGTGATTTTTAGCTCGTTATGTAAACAAACTAAAAGACAAATCATGGTAGCTACTGCACAAAAAATTCTATTGCTAACTTTTTGCCTATTTTTAGCGGGTTGCTCTTCGATGCAATCAAGTACTAGTGGCGATGCGATAGGTTTTACTGAGTCTGGCCAAGCTTCATATTACTCAGATATACATCAAAATAAGAAAACCGCTAGCGGCGATTTATATCAGCATAATCAAAAAACAGCTGCTCATAAAAAATTACCTTTTGGATCAAATGTAAAAGTCACCAATACCAACAATGGTAAAAGCGTTATAGTTAAAATCAATGATCGTGGCCCCTTTGTTAAAGGACGCATTATTGACCTGTCAAAGTCTGCTTTTAGCAGTATAGGCAATTTATCTACTGGCCTAATTAACGTTAAAATCGAAGTCGTCCGCTAGCTAGATAAGCTTTAAGATTATAATTTAGCACCAATACATGTGCTTTTAGTTAGACGTTTTGTTTTGGTTTCAACAGATTCGCTGGTGTGTGAACGTTATGTATCTAAGGATGGTCCATGAGAAAGTTAGCGTTAATCTTGTTGTTACTTGTGAGTTCCACGGTTGATGCTTCAGACTTTAATCACGATATCGCCGTGAGTTTAATAGACAGAACGACTCATCAGGTTTTTTATGACGGTGCTTATGTATCGATAGCCTATCCAAATGGAGATGTACCTAAAAACACGGGAGTATGTACAGATGTCATTATTCGCGCTTATCGGGGAATAGGCACTGATTTACAACAATTAGTCCATGAAGATATGAGCGTAAACTTTGCTCTTTATCCGTCTAAGCGGCTATGGGGTCTGCATTCAACCGATAAAAATATAGATCATCGACGAGTGCCTAATTTACAGACCTTCTTTGAAAGACAGGGTAAATCTCTAATCATCAGTACTCATAAAGCTGACTATGCTGTTGGCGATATCGTTACTTGGATGCTGCCTGGCAATTTACCCCATATTGGTATGGTTATCGATCAAGTTAATTCTGTAACAGGTAACCCAATGATTGTTCATAATATTGGCAGTGGGCCTAAAATAGATGACATGATTTTTGATTATAAAATAACGGGACATTATAGGTTTGAACCATTGAAATATAATCAGTAAGGACAGGCCTCACTATCATCTTAGGCCTTCTTATCCAAGGCGTTAACGCTGAAGAGGAAGTATGAACATAATCGAAAAATCTTTAGAAATAGCTTTAAAAGCTTATTCTGGGAAACAGGATAAAGCAGGCAAAACGTATATTCTTCATCCTCTTAGAGTTATGGCAAAAATGGATACTGAATACGAAATGGCTGTGGCTTTACTTCATGATGTTATTGAAGACTCTGATTACACCGCTGACGATTTATTAACACAAGGTATCCCACCTGATGTTGTAAACGCTGTGCAATTGTTATCTAAGGTGGCTGGTGAAACTTACGATCAATTTATAGGTCGTATTATTGATAACCCAATTGCGATAAAAGTTAAAATGGCAGACATTGAAGATAATATTAATATTTTACGTTTAGAGGTTGTTGAGGTAAAAGATCTTCAAAGAGTGGCTAAATATCATGCGGCTTGGAAGCGATTACAGATACACTCATAACTTTAAGGCCGAGCGGGTGTTTATTTTAGGTGTTGAACAAGCCCAATATTGGCTGAGTGGCAGATTTTTTATTCCTAGGTTTGATGCATATTAACTTAATCCTATTTAACCACTATATAGAAGTATCGCAGACGTTATGATCAAGATTGAGTATATTATTGGTGAATTAAAAACGTCGATGCTTGTTGTAGAAGAACATCTTTTTTTCCTTAGTTCTGAAACGTGGGTAAAGGCTGTAGAACTGGCTGTAGGTGACAAAATATCGGCCTGCAGTAATGCAGTAGCCGAGATAGAAAGCATTAATACAGTCGAAGGCGAACACCCTTGCCAAGATTTAAAAATTAGTCACAACCATAATTATTTTATTACGACTATACGCCCGGCATTCCATGACACGCTACAAAATTGTGCCCCGATCGATAAACTTGAACTCATCGCTTATGAGCTAGCAAATCGTCCTTCTAATTTTCCTGATGGTAAGTCAACCGGGCACCACAGTGGTCCTTGGGTTGCGGCTAAATATTTACATAGCGATCCCAACAATGAAATTATCGGTTGGGGTCGTGCAAATGACACTATGTGTGCCGAAGATGCAGCAGTAAGCGATTTGAGGCTGAAATTAAGTAGTGCCATTGGGCTGCATCGAGGTAATGTTGAGATCTCTCACGCCTATTTGCGCAAATACACTAAAAAAGGCCGCTTCGTGAACAAAATGAGCCCTTGTGTTTACTGCCGTGATAATTATGGCAGCGCACTAAATGACACCACTGAAGGCGTGAGTAATTTGTCTAAAAATGGTCGCGATTATCTACCCCCAGTAGATAAATAACTCTCAACTACATTTCCCCATCATTCAGCAGCCCACAAAGTCACTTTTGCTGAGTTAACTTGAGATCCGTTTAAGCCATAAAGCGGTGTTCGCTGTTTTGAATCGAAAGTTGTTGAGGGAGTATTGTTTAATAAGTGCTTTAATTTGATTTGCAACCAATGGCCTTTTACTTCAAATTGGTTCTAAATACTTTTTAAAGTGCAGTACATAACTGCAAGATTATTTTACTTAACAACTAAGGGGGGTTATTTGAATATTTCAGCAACACATAAAAAAGAGCTTTTAGTTGCTAAGTCGCTATTAGAAAACCCAGGGCTTGCGGTAAAAATAACTAATTTTATCGGCACTCCTATTGAAAAAGGCTTAGCGTTATTACCTGATAACTGGAATAAAAATATCGCGAAAGTAACCGAAAAGTCACTTATTAAAGCGTCTGAAGCAGCCATTTTCACCATGAAAGACATTCCCGGAGAACAGTCGTCCAATCTTTGGCATAAATTAGGCGTTGCTGCGAGTGGTGGTGTGGGTGGTTTCTTTGGATTAGCTGCGATAGCTGTTGAGCTTCCTATTTCAACATCAATCATGTTGCGTTCTATCGCTGATATTGCTCGAAGTGAAGGTGAGTTAATCACCACTCTGGAAACAAAAATGGCTTGTTTAGAGGTATTTGCATTGGGCGGCGAAAGTGATTTAGATGATGGTAGTGAGTCAGGATATTTTGCAGTAAGGGCTGCCCTAGCAAAATCGGTTTCTGAAGCCGCTGAGTTTATGGTTAAAAAAGGTATTACCGATGAAGCCGCACCTATTTTAATCAAATTAATTACAAAAATCGCTGAAAAATTTGGGGTTCAAGTTACGCAAAAAGCCGCGGCACAAGCCGTACCCGCAATCGGTGCCGCTGGTGGTGCCATAATCAACACTTTGTTTATTGATCACTTTCAAGACATGGCGAGAGGTCATTTTATTGTTCGAAAATTAGAACGGATATATGGCTATGATGCAGTAAAGAGTGCTTATCATTCGTTGCCTAAAAAGGGTCATCAATAAGCATCGTATCAAAGTATTATCGATTAAGAATAAGATAGTTTAACTGTTTGTATGGCCTACAACACTTGTTGAATAGATGAGTTAAGACGTCTATTTTTTAGGGGTTTAATGGGTACATCAAACTAGGTTTAGGCTAGAAAAGGATAACAATATGACACAGCATGGGCCTGTCCCGACCCACAATATTAAACAGTCAACCACCGACGATATGCAGTCTAGTGACAAGGCCGTTAAGCGTGAGGCTCGGGAGAATGAGCCAACGCAAACAGAGATAGCGTTAACCGGTTCAGAGCGTCAAGCTGTGGTTGAGCATGGCAGCCTTTCATCGCTTACGGTCTATTCAATTATTCTGCGTGAAGGTCAGGAAGAATTAGAGCGCCCATTGATGTCGTTGTGGTGGTCCGGAATAGCAGCAGGCATCGGTATTTCATCATCTGTATTGGCCGAAGGTATTATTCGCAGCAATCTTGGCTCCGATCACCCTTATTTGTCACTTATTGAAAGCCTTGGATACACTTTCGGTTTCGTATTAGTCATTCTCGCCAGGCTGCAGCTTTTCACTGAAAACACTATAACGGTAGTGCTGCCACTGCTCGCCAGCACCACAACAAATCGTCTTGTTTGCACCGCACGTTTATGGGCTGTGGTGTTGGGCGCTAATTTTGTTGGTACGTTCTTTACTGCGGCTATTTTTGTTCACGGTGGTGTACTGACAGAAGATATCCTTACCGCAATATTACAAATATCACGGCATGTCGCAGAGTTGACGCCATCAGAAACATTAATGCGTGGCATTCCAGCTGGCTTTTTTATTGCCGTACTTGTGTGGATGTTACCCTCGGCAAAAGGGTCTGAAGTGCTGGTTATTATAATGTTTACATGGTTAATTGCAGCCGGAGAGTTTACTCATGTTATTGCCGGTTCTACTGAGATATTTAGCCTAGTGCTAAATGAGGAAATGAATTTTTTTACTGCGTTGTTGCATCATATTACTCCCATGCTAATGGGTAATATTATTGGCGGAACAGGACTGTTTGCGATGTTGGCTTATGGTCAAGTTAAGGAAGAGATGTAAGTTGTGTGCTAAGTTAAATCCAGCGATTTGTGGATACCTTCGCGGATATGGTGAACTTTTTAGCTATTAAACTTAATATTTGCATCAACGACATAGATAATTCAAGCACAGGGAAGTCTGCTATATAAATAGCGGATGTAATTGCATGACCCATTTAATAAGCCGTTATTTCGCGTAGTTTGTGGTGTATCTGGGTATAAAAAATTATGTGGTTAGGTTATATCGTTATGCAGTAAAGCTAACCTTTACCATTATCTGGATACGGTATTAACATTAAATAAATGAGGTTTACTTGAAAAATGAGAGAGTTAAAATGGATTTTAATTTATTACGTTTTTGTGTGTATTCACTTGTTTTGAATTTATGTGGCTTGGCTTTTGTCCCACGTGTTTATGCGGTGGATAAATTTGTTATCAATCACTCCGTCTCAGAAAGTGATCAACGCTATCAATACACTTATGAACTGTTAGATTTAATTATTAACGAGACTAATGCCGATTTTGGTGATGCTTCTATTGAAGTGACTAATTTGGTGATGAGTCGAAATCGAATATTTAGATCATTGCAGGATGGCCAAACCATTAATGTCATGGCTGAAGCATCAAATGAACAATGGAATACTAAACTCATTCCCATCCCCATCCCTATCCGTAAAGGCATTCAAGGGCTGAGAGTTTTTATTATTAAAAATGAAAATAAAGACTTATTAGCCAATATTAGTTCGTTAGAGCAATTGATGATGCTGCAAACCGGTTCAGGCAGTCAGTGGTCGACGAGAGTCGCCATGAAACAAGCTGGATTCAATGTGGTGGAGAGTGCTCAGTATGATAGTTTATTTAATATGCTTTCAAAAAGACGTTTTGTCACATTTGGCCGTGGTGTAAATGAGGCTTATCAAGAGGTTGAGTTATTTCAAAAGCTTTATCCTGAATTAATCGTTGATGAACATATTGTGCTCAATATCCCACTTGCCACATATTATTATGTCTCTCCTAAAAAACCGAGGTTAGCAAAGAGAATTAAGATTGGTTTATTGAGAATGATTGAGAATGGTAAGTTTGATCAACTTTTTTATCGATGGCATTGCGAGTGTTTAATACGCAGTCTGCTAAACAAACGTCAATTATTTAAAATCACTAATCCTCTGGTGGTCGAATCACAAATGACTTCGATTATGGGTGAAGATTTTTTGTTTAATCCAAGCTTAGATATTTCATCAATATGCGAAAAGTATCTTGAATAATAGATTTACTATATAGGCACTTGAAAAGTATCATAAAAATATTCTTTACGAACAAGGTTAGCCCGTATGCACACAGTTGCTGACGATCGCTGCGTTAGTAGCAATAGTCTCGAGGTCATATGGATATCTCATCCGTCACATCTGCTATAGTGGGTTGATATAATTAATGATATTTTTTCATGGTTTCATGGTTTCATGGTTTCATAGCGTTAAAAGTTGAATATCAGTTAACATAATAATTTATAAGTGAGATTGATATGAAGAAATATTATTTTCTATTATTTGCCATATTGGCGTTGCTATCACAAGCATTGGCAGCAAGTCCTGTTAAGTACAATAAAGAGTTAGATGGGTTTGATTATCCCTTTGACGTTAAAACATTTAATCTTAACTCCCAAGATAAAGTTTTAAAGATGCGCTATATGGATATAGGCGATAAAAATGCAAAAAAAGTCATTGTCTTATTGCATGGTAAAAACTTTTCAGGCTACTACTGGGAAAGAATTGCCAACGATCTGTTAAAAAGAAACTACCGCGTTATTATTCCGGATCAAATTGGTTTTGGTAAATCTTCAAAACCCGATTTCTACCAGTATAGTTTTGGCCAGCTAGCATTAAATACCAAGTTATTAATGGATAGTTTACATGTGCAAAAATTCGATCTTGTCGGTCACTCAATGGGTGGGATGTTAGCGACGACATTTGCTGTTAACTATGCTGGCTCGGTTAATAAACTCATTCTGATTAATCCTATTGGTTTAGAAGATTACAGTAAGTATGTCGAGTTTAAAGACGTTAACTTCTTTTATAAAAATGAGCTTGATAAAACGCTTGATAAAGCGAGAAACTATCAGAAGAAAAATTATTATGATGGTAAATGGTCAAGCGAGTACGAGACGTTATTAGTACCAGTCAAAGGCATGCTTGCAGGAGATGATTGGCAAGTTATTGCTTGGAATAATGCATTAACTTATGGACCTATTTTTTCAGAAAATATTGTCGATAGATTGTCACAAATCACCAACCAAACTGTATTAATTATTGGTACCAGAGATCAAACTGGCCCCGGAAAAGGGTGGTTGAAACAGGGTGTAACTAGGCAATTAGGCGAGTATAAAAAACTCGGTATCAATGCGCAAAGTTTGATTAAAAATTCTGTATTGATTGAGTTAGAAGGATTAGGGCACATG
This region of Shewanella livingstonensis genomic DNA includes:
- a CDS encoding EcsC family protein; this translates as MNISATHKKELLVAKSLLENPGLAVKITNFIGTPIEKGLALLPDNWNKNIAKVTEKSLIKASEAAIFTMKDIPGEQSSNLWHKLGVAASGGVGGFFGLAAIAVELPISTSIMLRSIADIARSEGELITTLETKMACLEVFALGGESDLDDGSESGYFAVRAALAKSVSEAAEFMVKKGITDEAAPILIKLITKIAEKFGVQVTQKAAAQAVPAIGAAGGAIINTLFIDHFQDMARGHFIVRKLERIYGYDAVKSAYHSLPKKGHQ
- a CDS encoding formate/nitrite transporter family protein → MTQHGPVPTHNIKQSTTDDMQSSDKAVKREARENEPTQTEIALTGSERQAVVEHGSLSSLTVYSIILREGQEELERPLMSLWWSGIAAGIGISSSVLAEGIIRSNLGSDHPYLSLIESLGYTFGFVLVILARLQLFTENTITVVLPLLASTTTNRLVCTARLWAVVLGANFVGTFFTAAIFVHGGVLTEDILTAILQISRHVAELTPSETLMRGIPAGFFIAVLVWMLPSAKGSEVLVIIMFTWLIAAGEFTHVIAGSTEIFSLVLNEEMNFFTALLHHITPMLMGNIIGGTGLFAMLAYGQVKEEM
- a CDS encoding alpha/beta fold hydrolase encodes the protein MKKYYFLLFAILALLSQALAASPVKYNKELDGFDYPFDVKTFNLNSQDKVLKMRYMDIGDKNAKKVIVLLHGKNFSGYYWERIANDLLKRNYRVIIPDQIGFGKSSKPDFYQYSFGQLALNTKLLMDSLHVQKFDLVGHSMGGMLATTFAVNYAGSVNKLILINPIGLEDYSKYVEFKDVNFFYKNELDKTLDKARNYQKKNYYDGKWSSEYETLLVPVKGMLAGDDWQVIAWNNALTYGPIFSENIVDRLSQITNQTVLIIGTRDQTGPGKGWLKQGVTRQLGEYKKLGINAQSLIKNSVLIELEGLGHMPQFENYTLFIKAFHQAIDQP